In one window of Corynebacterium incognita DNA:
- a CDS encoding cytochrome P450 produces the protein MVVAGHAEAVAVAQDPMRYSSAVSRFMQLPNGLDGEAHTAMRGLLDRYLNVSVVEKLEATFRGVARELLKSFPGSSTVDAVSELGEVYAVRAMLAWLGWPQELEPRLLAWVQENSAATRSGELERTAAVAAEFDAIIGDVITPRVDNPGEDVTSALVHDTSLGRRLEGEEVVSILRNWTAGDLGSMARCIGVIVARLCDDTTLQDRLRQGVKEVEFTSIADEILRIDDPFVSNRRITTCPVKLGDLELPAGQRVRIHWTAANRDPRAFPEPDTFAPEANAERNLVWGTGPHECPGKPLSMVELRAFFEELLTQFKLERPEQGTAAAPQREEFPVGGWARLPVVLTRL, from the coding sequence GTGGTAGTTGCCGGACACGCGGAGGCCGTTGCGGTCGCGCAGGACCCCATGCGCTATTCGTCGGCTGTGTCCCGCTTCATGCAACTGCCGAATGGTCTCGACGGTGAGGCGCACACCGCCATGCGGGGTCTCCTTGACCGTTACCTCAACGTCAGCGTCGTCGAGAAGCTCGAAGCAACCTTCCGCGGCGTCGCCCGGGAGCTCCTCAAGTCATTTCCTGGGAGCAGCACTGTCGACGCCGTGAGTGAACTCGGCGAGGTCTATGCCGTCCGTGCCATGCTGGCCTGGCTAGGATGGCCGCAGGAATTGGAGCCGCGCCTGCTGGCATGGGTCCAGGAGAATTCCGCGGCCACCCGCTCCGGGGAGTTGGAACGCACGGCAGCGGTGGCGGCGGAATTCGACGCCATCATCGGGGACGTCATCACGCCGCGCGTGGACAATCCAGGAGAGGACGTCACAAGCGCGCTCGTGCACGATACCTCCTTGGGGCGACGCTTGGAGGGTGAAGAAGTTGTTTCCATCCTGCGGAACTGGACGGCCGGCGACCTCGGCTCCATGGCGCGCTGCATCGGGGTGATTGTCGCGCGCCTGTGCGACGACACCACACTCCAGGATCGGTTGCGCCAAGGGGTGAAGGAGGTGGAATTTACCTCTATCGCGGATGAGATCCTGCGCATTGACGATCCTTTTGTGTCCAACCGTCGAATCACCACCTGTCCAGTGAAGCTCGGCGACCTTGAGCTACCGGCTGGGCAGCGCGTGCGCATTCACTGGACCGCGGCGAACCGTGATCCGCGCGCCTTCCCGGAACCCGACACCTTTGCGCCCGAAGCCAACGCAGAGCGCAACCTCGTATGGGGCACGGGGCCGCACGAATGCCCCGGCAAACCGCTATCCATGGTGGAGTTGCGAGCGTTCTTCGAGGAACTATTAACACAGTTCAAGCTCGAACGTCCCGAACAGGGGACCGCGGCCGCGCCACAGAGGGAGGAATTCCCCGTGGGTGGCTGGGCGCGCCTGCCAGTTGTGTTAACGCGGCTTTAA
- the pstB gene encoding phosphate ABC transporter ATP-binding protein PstB produces MSKLALNDVNIYYGDFHAVQNVNMQIPAQAVTAFIGPSGCGKSTVLRTLNRMHEVIPGASVKGEILLDGENIYGKNIDPVAVRNTIGMVFQKANPFPTMSIEDNVVAGLKLSGEKNKKKLKEVAEKSLRGANLWEEVKDRLDKPGGGLSGGQQQRLCIARAIAVEPEVLLMDEPCSALDPISTLAVEDLIHELKEDFTIVIVTHNMQQAARVSDKTGFFSLEATGKPGHLVEFNDTTKIFENPDKKETEDYIAGRFG; encoded by the coding sequence ATGTCCAAGCTTGCACTTAATGACGTCAACATTTACTACGGCGATTTCCACGCTGTACAGAACGTCAACATGCAGATCCCGGCACAGGCAGTGACCGCTTTCATCGGCCCTTCCGGCTGTGGTAAGTCCACCGTTCTGCGCACTCTCAACCGCATGCACGAGGTTATCCCCGGTGCTTCCGTCAAGGGCGAGATCCTTCTCGACGGCGAGAACATCTACGGCAAGAACATTGACCCAGTGGCGGTGCGTAACACCATCGGCATGGTGTTCCAGAAGGCTAACCCGTTCCCCACCATGTCCATCGAGGACAACGTTGTGGCAGGCCTGAAGCTGTCCGGTGAGAAGAACAAGAAGAAGCTCAAGGAAGTTGCAGAGAAGTCGCTGCGCGGCGCGAACCTCTGGGAAGAAGTCAAGGACCGCCTGGACAAGCCGGGCGGCGGCCTCTCCGGTGGTCAGCAGCAGCGTCTGTGCATCGCTCGTGCGATTGCAGTGGAGCCAGAGGTTCTGCTCATGGACGAGCCTTGCTCCGCTCTTGACCCGATTTCCACCCTGGCCGTGGAGGACCTCATCCACGAGCTGAAGGAAGACTTCACCATCGTCATCGTGACCCACAACATGCAGCAGGCAGCTCGTGTGTCCGACAAGACCGGCTTCTTCTCCCTGGAGGCAACCGGTAAGCCGGGCCACCTGGTGGAGTTCAACGACACCACCAAGATCTTCGAGAATCCTGACAAGAAGGAAACCGAAGACTACATCGCTGGTCGCTTCGGCTAA
- the pstA gene encoding phosphate ABC transporter permease PstA: protein MTNKTVAPTSSKVNGSSAFTDISGSRKAVNTIASVIIYLCMLIALIPLVWVLWELIVKGLPVTLRAEWWTEDMLGTMYHSKGGGALHAITGTFIQTLIASVVAIPIGVFTAIYLVEYSTGGWLGRITTFMVDILSGVPSIVAALFVYAAWITTMGFDRSGMAVAWSLLLLMIPVVVRNTEEMLRVVPMDLREASLALGVPKWKTIAKIVLPTALSGIVTGIMLAIARIMGESAPVLILVGSTSALNTNPMDGPMSSLPLMMLDMYKAGVTENVLDKMWGAAFTLVLLIALLNIGARIISAKYSVKK from the coding sequence ATGACTAACAAGACTGTTGCCCCGACCTCCTCGAAGGTCAATGGCTCCTCCGCTTTCACTGACATCTCTGGCAGCCGTAAGGCCGTCAACACTATCGCGTCCGTCATCATCTACCTGTGCATGTTGATCGCACTGATTCCACTGGTATGGGTCCTGTGGGAGCTTATCGTCAAGGGCCTCCCCGTCACCCTGCGCGCCGAGTGGTGGACCGAGGACATGCTGGGCACGATGTACCACTCCAAGGGCGGCGGTGCGCTGCACGCCATCACCGGTACCTTCATCCAGACCCTGATCGCCTCCGTGGTCGCTATCCCGATTGGCGTGTTCACCGCCATCTACCTGGTGGAGTACTCCACCGGCGGCTGGCTGGGTCGCATCACCACCTTCATGGTGGACATCCTCTCCGGTGTTCCTTCCATCGTCGCCGCACTGTTCGTGTACGCAGCGTGGATCACCACCATGGGCTTCGACCGCTCCGGTATGGCTGTGGCCTGGTCGCTGCTCCTGCTCATGATTCCCGTGGTTGTTCGTAACACCGAGGAAATGCTGCGCGTGGTTCCAATGGACCTGCGCGAGGCCTCCCTGGCACTGGGCGTTCCGAAGTGGAAGACCATCGCCAAGATTGTTCTGCCGACCGCCCTGTCCGGCATCGTCACCGGCATCATGCTGGCGATCGCGCGCATCATGGGCGAGTCCGCACCGGTCCTGATCTTGGTGGGCTCGACCTCCGCGTTGAACACCAACCCGATGGACGGCCCGATGTCCTCGCTGCCACTGATGATGCTCGATATGTACAAGGCCGGCGTTACCGAAAACGTCCTGGACAAGATGTGGGGTGCCGCGTTTACGCTGGTGCTGCTGATCGCCCTTTTGAACATTGGCGCACGCATCATCTCCGCTAAGTACTCAGTCAAGAAATAA
- the pstC gene encoding phosphate ABC transporter permease subunit PstC: MADYNSTKGDHVEIADDRDINGHSVVPTTTATKPEEQPELVAEGGVKRPGDRIFEFLSTASASLITIFIAAIGVFLVIRAVPAMQNNANGIGGFFTYSGDWDTSDVANMSFGIPSLFAATVTMSIVALVLAMPIALGVAIFLANYCPKNLVKPLGFLVDMLAAVPSIVYGLWGWLVLGPLLSKFYEWLHSWAGGFFLFTTYSNSPSFGTARNMFTGGIVLAVMILPIIAATAREVFVQTPKGHIEAAQALGATRWEVVRMTVLPFGLSGYISGAMLGLGRALGETMALYMVVGPSTEFRWSLFDGGTTFATAIARAAPEFNDPTRSGAYIAAGLVLFVLTFVVNAIARAIVASK, encoded by the coding sequence ATGGCAGATTACAACTCGACTAAAGGTGACCACGTCGAGATCGCGGACGACCGCGACATCAACGGCCACTCTGTAGTTCCGACCACCACGGCGACCAAGCCCGAAGAGCAACCCGAGCTCGTTGCTGAAGGCGGCGTAAAGCGCCCCGGTGACCGCATTTTCGAATTCCTGTCCACCGCATCGGCCAGCCTCATTACCATCTTCATCGCGGCGATTGGTGTCTTCCTGGTTATCCGAGCCGTCCCGGCGATGCAGAACAACGCCAATGGCATTGGCGGCTTCTTCACCTACTCTGGCGACTGGGACACCTCCGACGTGGCCAACATGTCCTTCGGTATCCCGAGTCTCTTCGCCGCGACTGTCACGATGTCTATTGTGGCGCTCGTCCTGGCCATGCCGATTGCACTCGGTGTTGCTATCTTCCTGGCTAATTACTGCCCGAAGAACCTGGTGAAGCCTCTGGGCTTCCTGGTTGACATGCTCGCTGCCGTTCCCTCGATCGTCTACGGCCTGTGGGGCTGGCTCGTTCTCGGCCCACTGCTGTCCAAGTTCTACGAGTGGTTGCACTCGTGGGCGGGCGGTTTCTTCCTGTTCACCACCTACTCCAACTCCCCGTCCTTCGGCACCGCCCGAAACATGTTCACCGGTGGCATTGTTCTGGCCGTGATGATTCTTCCGATCATCGCCGCCACCGCCCGTGAGGTGTTCGTGCAGACCCCGAAGGGCCACATCGAGGCTGCTCAGGCTCTGGGCGCAACGCGTTGGGAAGTTGTTCGCATGACCGTGCTTCCGTTCGGTCTGTCCGGCTACATCTCCGGTGCGATGCTCGGCCTCGGCCGTGCGCTGGGTGAAACCATGGCGCTGTACATGGTCGTGGGCCCGTCCACCGAGTTCCGCTGGTCCCTGTTCGATGGTGGTACGACCTTCGCTACCGCGATTGCTCGTGCCGCGCCGGAGTTTAACGACCCGACCCGTTCGGGTGCGTACATCGCCGCCGGCCTGGTCCTGTTCGTGTTGACCTTCGTGGTCAACGCTATCGCCCGTGCGATCGTGGCTAGCAAGTAG
- the pstS gene encoding phosphate ABC transporter substrate-binding protein PstS: protein MIRNFKRTAAIFGVVAVSSSALVACSDSSSSDKEAKKAEMPGGYALSDAEGQLVAEGASSQQNAMDYFAAKFQEMTDGKQSLSYTPSGSGSGQTQFLGGQVAFAGSDSPLDEEQVKEAEKRCEGSEAWHLPFVIAPVAIAYNLEGVDELTLSTENVAKIFKGDIKKWNDDAIKKDNEGVELPDKDIKVVYRADESGTTSNFQKFLSAAADWKGEGKNFPTGVGEGADGSSGVTTQVSQIDGGVTYVEHSHAVQAGLGVAKIDFGAGAAELNEESVGKALENLKFKGEGNNMVVDSEALFSSKDEGAYPMILTTYEIVCSKGYDEATANQVKDFLMTALAHQDEGLTEAGHIPVTGKHYDRLVEAVKAIEAK from the coding sequence GTGATTCGCAACTTTAAGCGCACCGCCGCTATCTTCGGCGTCGTAGCTGTAAGCTCCTCCGCTCTCGTGGCTTGCTCCGACTCCTCCTCCTCCGACAAGGAAGCTAAGAAGGCTGAAATGCCAGGCGGCTACGCGCTGTCTGACGCTGAGGGCCAGCTCGTTGCTGAGGGTGCCTCCTCTCAGCAGAACGCCATGGACTACTTCGCAGCGAAGTTCCAGGAAATGACTGACGGCAAGCAGTCCCTCTCCTACACCCCGTCCGGCTCCGGCTCCGGCCAGACCCAGTTCCTGGGTGGCCAGGTTGCTTTCGCTGGTTCCGACTCCCCTCTGGACGAGGAGCAGGTCAAGGAAGCAGAAAAGCGCTGTGAGGGTTCCGAGGCTTGGCACCTGCCGTTCGTTATCGCTCCTGTGGCTATCGCCTACAACCTGGAGGGCGTTGACGAGCTGACCCTGTCCACCGAGAACGTTGCCAAGATCTTCAAGGGCGACATCAAGAAGTGGAACGACGACGCCATCAAGAAGGACAACGAGGGCGTTGAGCTTCCGGACAAGGACATCAAGGTTGTCTACCGTGCGGACGAGTCCGGCACCACCTCCAACTTCCAGAAGTTCCTCTCCGCTGCTGCGGACTGGAAGGGCGAGGGTAAGAACTTCCCGACCGGTGTTGGTGAGGGTGCTGACGGCTCCTCCGGCGTGACCACCCAGGTTTCCCAGATTGACGGTGGCGTCACCTACGTTGAGCACTCCCACGCTGTCCAGGCTGGCCTGGGCGTTGCCAAGATTGACTTCGGTGCCGGCGCAGCCGAGCTGAACGAAGAGTCCGTGGGTAAGGCTCTGGAGAACCTGAAGTTCAAGGGCGAGGGCAACAACATGGTTGTTGACTCCGAGGCTCTGTTCTCCTCCAAGGATGAGGGCGCATACCCGATGATCCTGACCACCTACGAGATCGTTTGCTCCAAGGGCTACGACGAGGCAACCGCTAACCAGGTGAAGGACTTCCTGATGACCGCTCTGGCTCACCAGGATGAGGGCCTGACCGAGGCTGGCCACATCCCAGTCACCGGCAAGCACTACGACCGCCTGGTTGAGGCAGTCAAGGCAATCGAGGCTAAGTAA
- the mshD gene encoding mycothiol synthase, whose protein sequence is MSIESHDEQFDSHLDFHLLNLASPDAPDAERLRAAAQLVVEAAESADGVPPLSEQFLRGLSDVRIGHMHVVALCEGQLVGFAALAPAQQEETEQVTPAQAELVVAPMFRRRGVAKEMVEHITAGAPGLQLWAHGNLEPAQRCAESLGLSKKRSLVVLGLGGQELIDVAGEASAIQMPGGFELLNYTESAERWGQELVDSEWLRVNNEAFSWHPEQGGWDAARLDRARETDWYRPEDVMLLWNLPDRGEPGLAGFHWMKRHNAETPATAEVYVIGVGEGFRGQKLSKPLLVSGLQHLVKTGSELVILYVESDNESAMGLYRAYGFEVREEHAVYA, encoded by the coding sequence ATGTCTATTGAGTCTCATGATGAGCAGTTTGATTCGCACCTGGACTTCCATCTGCTGAACCTGGCGTCACCGGACGCCCCCGACGCCGAGCGACTCCGGGCCGCGGCGCAGCTGGTAGTAGAAGCTGCGGAGTCCGCCGACGGAGTGCCGCCGCTGTCAGAACAATTCCTCCGCGGCCTCAGCGACGTGAGGATTGGCCATATGCATGTGGTTGCGTTGTGCGAGGGTCAATTGGTGGGATTTGCGGCATTGGCCCCGGCGCAGCAAGAAGAGACAGAGCAGGTGACTCCGGCGCAGGCAGAATTGGTGGTCGCGCCGATGTTCCGTCGCCGCGGAGTGGCGAAGGAGATGGTGGAGCATATTACGGCGGGCGCGCCGGGATTGCAGCTGTGGGCGCACGGCAACCTGGAGCCGGCACAGCGTTGTGCGGAGTCGTTGGGGCTGAGCAAGAAGCGATCCCTCGTCGTGCTGGGGCTCGGTGGGCAGGAGCTTATCGACGTCGCGGGGGAGGCGTCGGCCATCCAGATGCCCGGGGGCTTTGAATTGCTGAACTACACCGAGTCCGCGGAGCGTTGGGGGCAGGAGCTGGTGGACTCGGAGTGGCTGCGAGTGAATAACGAGGCGTTTTCTTGGCACCCCGAGCAAGGGGGCTGGGACGCAGCTCGTCTGGACCGCGCGCGAGAGACGGATTGGTATCGTCCAGAGGACGTCATGTTGCTATGGAACCTCCCCGATAGGGGGGAGCCAGGGCTAGCGGGGTTCCACTGGATGAAGCGCCACAACGCCGAAACCCCTGCGACCGCTGAGGTTTATGTGATCGGCGTTGGCGAGGGGTTTCGGGGGCAAAAATTGAGCAAACCGCTCCTCGTTTCGGGTCTACAACACCTCGTGAAAACAGGCTCTGAACTGGTTATATTGTATGTCGAATCAGATAACGAATCGGCTATGGGTTTGTATCGTGCCTACGGGTTCGAGGTGCGTGAGGAGCATGCGGTGTACGCGTGA
- a CDS encoding LmeA family phospholipid-binding protein: MTVVNLPAKTARRLRAALIFGGVVAALGAADSGIAIHAEHVVAQHVQDNSRLETAPNVFIGGLPYAQAFISQEIPHMAVNALDVEVPEFGMVNASTVLRDVTVTPQQALSGDLDDAPVSLLSRSISIDGVSLGRVLGITDLSIANPDDISPGGGITTEAELTGTAPGTKEKSTVLVTLRLHGPRFDMTPVKVVSAPTDSPLSEEELKEAFSYSMDTRRLPLPNQATSVRMTNGAITFDVQRHNVKLAMSSLSPLEEEGELGEQFKPKQDPNPFSSVNKDKNSEEPDEKNSAQDAAGSADLNR, encoded by the coding sequence GTGACTGTCGTTAATCTGCCTGCGAAAACCGCCCGGCGCCTTCGAGCCGCACTCATCTTTGGCGGCGTCGTGGCAGCGCTCGGCGCCGCCGACTCAGGCATCGCCATCCACGCAGAGCATGTTGTGGCGCAGCACGTGCAGGACAACTCCCGCTTGGAAACGGCCCCCAACGTCTTTATCGGCGGGCTCCCCTACGCCCAGGCCTTTATTTCTCAAGAAATTCCACATATGGCAGTCAATGCCCTGGACGTGGAGGTGCCCGAGTTTGGCATGGTCAACGCCTCGACGGTGCTGCGTGACGTCACCGTCACCCCGCAGCAGGCACTCTCTGGCGATCTTGACGACGCGCCGGTGTCCTTGCTGTCCCGCAGCATCAGCATCGACGGAGTGTCTCTGGGCCGCGTGCTCGGAATAACGGACCTGTCCATCGCAAACCCCGATGACATCTCCCCCGGCGGCGGCATCACCACCGAAGCGGAGCTCACCGGCACAGCACCGGGCACGAAAGAAAAGTCAACAGTCTTGGTGACTCTCCGCCTCCACGGCCCGCGCTTTGACATGACCCCGGTGAAGGTCGTGTCCGCCCCAACGGACTCCCCGCTGAGCGAGGAGGAGCTCAAGGAGGCATTTTCCTATTCGATGGATACCCGACGCCTGCCGCTTCCAAACCAGGCAACATCGGTGCGCATGACCAACGGTGCAATCACCTTCGATGTCCAGCGTCACAACGTCAAACTGGCAATGTCTTCGCTGTCGCCGCTGGAGGAAGAAGGGGAATTGGGCGAGCAATTCAAGCCCAAGCAAGACCCGAACCCGTTTTCCTCGGTGAACAAGGATAAGAACAGCGAAGAACCCGACGAGAAAAACTCCGCGCAGGACGCCGCAGGGTCCGCGGACCTGAACCGGTAG
- a CDS encoding diacylglycerol/lipid kinase family protein, with amino-acid sequence MRVLLIANPNSTTQDAGLFRQIIPVLRSVPGLKMLVKYTAYPGHAEILCRGLTRADYDAVIAVGGDGTVNEVVNGLLGPAGDTEAAGGAARTADVPTLAVIPTGSANVFVRALGFPATPLEATHVLAHIMERDLRRTIRLGTWDSRWFAVNAGFGIDADVLARVDRAREKGFAATPLRYLNIAVKAYFRSRNNPPQIAVTAHNAEGESLNATNVPLLFASNTNPWTFLGPMPVVTNPRNSFDKGLGLFGITSLSGMPGLAGMLYLVGWANNGIVGRYAQDLILQFDDATSVTLECKEPQRFQADGESEGKHKAVRLRSVPDALEVFAPKDPRPPHERGVSEMLRDLFRL; translated from the coding sequence GTGCGAGTACTACTGATTGCGAACCCGAATTCTACGACCCAAGACGCGGGTCTGTTCCGGCAGATCATCCCTGTTTTGCGTTCCGTGCCGGGCCTGAAGATGCTGGTGAAGTACACCGCGTACCCGGGGCATGCGGAAATATTGTGCCGCGGTCTGACCCGCGCTGATTACGACGCGGTCATCGCTGTGGGCGGGGACGGGACGGTGAATGAGGTGGTGAACGGCCTGCTGGGACCGGCGGGCGACACCGAAGCTGCCGGCGGGGCAGCACGCACTGCCGACGTCCCGACGCTCGCGGTGATCCCCACCGGTTCGGCCAACGTCTTCGTCAGGGCCCTCGGGTTTCCCGCGACGCCGTTGGAGGCAACCCACGTGCTGGCGCACATCATGGAACGCGACCTGCGCCGCACTATCCGCCTGGGAACATGGGACTCTCGGTGGTTCGCTGTCAACGCTGGCTTCGGTATTGATGCCGATGTCCTTGCCCGCGTTGACCGTGCCCGGGAGAAGGGCTTCGCGGCCACGCCGCTGCGCTACCTCAATATTGCGGTCAAGGCTTACTTCCGTTCCCGGAATAATCCGCCGCAGATTGCCGTGACCGCTCACAACGCCGAAGGCGAATCGTTGAATGCCACAAACGTCCCGCTATTGTTTGCTTCCAACACCAACCCGTGGACGTTCCTCGGGCCGATGCCAGTGGTCACCAATCCACGCAATTCCTTTGACAAGGGACTTGGGCTGTTCGGCATCACCAGCTTGTCCGGTATGCCGGGCCTCGCCGGAATGCTCTATCTCGTGGGGTGGGCGAACAACGGCATCGTGGGCCGCTACGCGCAGGATCTGATCCTGCAGTTTGACGACGCCACCTCGGTGACGTTGGAATGTAAGGAGCCACAGCGCTTCCAGGCGGACGGGGAGTCTGAAGGCAAGCACAAGGCCGTGCGACTGCGTTCGGTTCCGGACGCACTCGAGGTCTTCGCGCCAAAGGATCCTCGCCCGCCGCACGAGCGCGGCGTCTCGGAAATGCTGCGGGACCTCTTCCGGCTGTAG
- a CDS encoding FABP family protein — translation MTDDQMKDTPADAAAAAGGNAQTPQNAQNPTPDSGSGEKINGNDAVNQAAEAWKDAASRNIPPVGLDPTPIDDDTANLRQGPSLNDALLGLLPLVGVWQGEGQGFDENDEQYAFGQQLIIAHDGGEYLTYTSRTWRLDENGNSQGATIRETGFWRISPKDEIEMTYTSSTGIVEIFYGEPYNERAWQLESASTMVTETGPKKLGPGRRMYGLMPNNDLGWVDERMGDGELKPNMSAQLKRIAG, via the coding sequence ATGACTGATGATCAGATGAAGGACACCCCCGCCGACGCTGCCGCTGCCGCGGGCGGCAACGCGCAGACCCCACAGAACGCACAAAACCCCACCCCGGATTCCGGTTCCGGGGAAAAGATCAACGGCAACGACGCCGTGAACCAGGCCGCCGAGGCGTGGAAAGATGCCGCTAGTCGCAACATCCCGCCGGTGGGCCTGGACCCCACCCCTATTGATGACGACACCGCCAACCTCCGCCAGGGACCCAGCTTGAACGACGCCCTCCTTGGCCTCCTCCCCCTCGTCGGCGTATGGCAGGGCGAGGGCCAGGGCTTCGATGAAAACGACGAGCAGTACGCTTTCGGCCAACAGCTCATCATCGCCCACGACGGTGGCGAGTACCTGACCTACACCTCGCGCACCTGGCGCCTGGATGAAAACGGCAACTCGCAGGGCGCGACTATCCGCGAGACCGGCTTCTGGCGTATTTCGCCGAAAGACGAGATTGAGATGACGTACACGTCCTCGACCGGCATCGTGGAGATCTTCTACGGAGAGCCGTACAACGAGCGCGCGTGGCAGCTGGAATCCGCCTCCACCATGGTCACGGAGACCGGCCCGAAGAAGCTGGGCCCAGGTCGCCGGATGTATGGCCTCATGCCCAACAACGACTTGGGGTGGGTAGACGAGCGCATGGGCGACGGCGAGCTCAAGCCGAATATGTCCGCGCAGCTCAAGCGCATCGCGGGCTAG
- a CDS encoding YgfZ/GcvT domain-containing protein, which produces MTSPLLSRPGAAEHQEETLVDAAGVAWHYGNPLNEQRAADSHPIVVDRSHRRVIKVTGPDAPGFLNNLLSQKLDSAATTAGPSGFTGQALDLDIQGHILHAMDVTAVPTGAVSAVDAGATDFYLDLPADLATSLAEFLKKMKFWSEVSISVTDLAVATVLGETTATAVREALPDHALVRDFPWKGRPRVDVLVDRAKLATSVSALEAAGFTLAGLMAYTAERVRALEPEQAADLDGKSIPHEIPHWIGRGDNPGAVHLEKGCYRGQETVARVENLGRSPRLLVMLHLDGSAPELPGPGAEITFNGRGVGRLGTVVHDCDYGPIALALVKRTALDRGELLIGDVAASVDPDSLPGDEGPKAGRAAVDKLRGRQA; this is translated from the coding sequence ATGACTTCACCACTGTTGTCCCGTCCTGGGGCCGCGGAGCATCAAGAAGAGACGCTTGTCGACGCCGCGGGGGTGGCGTGGCACTACGGCAACCCGCTGAACGAGCAGCGTGCCGCGGATAGCCACCCCATCGTGGTGGATCGCTCGCACCGCCGAGTTATCAAAGTCACTGGGCCAGACGCCCCCGGCTTCCTCAACAACCTCCTGTCTCAGAAACTGGACTCTGCGGCGACTACCGCGGGCCCTAGTGGCTTCACCGGCCAGGCCTTGGACTTGGACATCCAGGGTCATATTCTGCACGCGATGGATGTCACCGCCGTCCCCACCGGTGCGGTGAGCGCCGTCGACGCTGGAGCTACCGACTTCTACCTCGATCTCCCCGCTGATCTGGCCACCTCGTTGGCCGAGTTCCTGAAGAAGATGAAGTTCTGGTCCGAGGTCAGCATTTCTGTGACCGACCTGGCCGTGGCGACGGTGCTCGGCGAGACCACCGCCACGGCCGTGCGCGAGGCGCTCCCGGATCACGCACTGGTGCGCGATTTTCCGTGGAAGGGTCGGCCCCGCGTCGATGTCCTGGTTGACCGCGCGAAGCTCGCAACGTCGGTCAGCGCGCTCGAGGCCGCCGGGTTCACGCTGGCGGGCCTTATGGCGTACACCGCAGAGCGCGTCCGCGCGCTCGAGCCCGAGCAGGCCGCCGACTTAGACGGTAAATCCATCCCCCACGAAATCCCCCACTGGATCGGGCGCGGCGACAACCCCGGGGCCGTCCACTTGGAAAAGGGCTGCTACCGCGGCCAAGAGACCGTCGCCCGCGTGGAGAACCTCGGACGGTCCCCGCGCCTGCTGGTCATGCTTCACCTCGACGGATCGGCGCCCGAGCTTCCCGGTCCGGGCGCGGAGATCACGTTCAACGGCCGGGGCGTCGGCAGGCTCGGCACCGTCGTCCACGACTGCGACTACGGTCCGATCGCACTCGCCCTGGTGAAGCGCACTGCCCTCGATCGGGGAGAATTGCTCATCGGCGATGTTGCGGCCAGCGTGGACCCGGACTCGTTGCCCGGGGACGAGGGCCCCAAGGCCGGCCGCGCGGCCGTGGATAAACTCCGCGGTCGCCAAGCTTAA
- a CDS encoding DUF3073 domain-containing protein, with protein sequence MGRGRAKAKQTKIARQLKYQTPEMDLESLQRELASKRPGEGWAPDSREDASEDGDYSDYSDYDEYADYDKYADWEDVNVDEDGSRKAGNDR encoded by the coding sequence GTGGGACGCGGACGCGCAAAGGCAAAACAGACCAAGATTGCACGCCAGCTTAAGTACCAGACGCCGGAAATGGATTTGGAGTCCCTACAGCGGGAGCTCGCTTCCAAGCGTCCTGGTGAGGGATGGGCACCGGATTCGCGCGAGGACGCTTCTGAGGACGGCGACTACTCTGATTACTCCGACTACGACGAGTACGCGGATTACGACAAGTACGCCGACTGGGAAGACGTCAACGTCGATGAAGATGGCTCCCGCAAAGCCGGCAACGACCGCTAG